GGCCGCAGAAGCCTTCGAGGGCGTCTGCACCGATCTCCCACCTCAGCGTAAACGCTAGTCAGCCATGCCTCCAGGGGCAAAAGCCTTGGCTTTTGCCCCGCGCACCGCTACCCTGCCCGCCGCTTCCCATCGAGATATCGCTCATGACCCCACCGAACGAGACACTGGCCGCACCAAACGTCAAGCGTTGGTATATGCGACCACCGGTTTTCGCCGCACTGATCGTCGGTTTGGCAGTCATCGCCTCGATTTTCATCTTGATTTCGCTCAAAGCAGGCCAGCAATTGCTCGTCGGTCTGGTGGCCATCGGCCTGGTTGCCGTCACCGGCCTCACCATGTGGGCATTGCGTCGCCACATCGGGGCACGTGTTCAGGTTGAGTCCGAGCGGGATCACTTTTTCAATCTGTCTCTCGACATGCTGGGCCTGATCGGCCTCGATGGCCAATTCAAACGGGTCAACCCGGCTTTCGAGCGCATCCTGGGCTACAGCAGCGAAGAGCTGTTGAACTCAACTTTTTTCAAATACGTGCACCCTGACGACATCAGCGCAACCCGGGCCGAAACCCGGAAACTGTCTGCAGGTGAGCCCTCTATCTACTTTGAAAACCGTTTTCGCTGTAAAGACGACAGCTACAAATGGCTGGCCTGGGCGGTCAACCCGGAAATCCAGGAAGGCTTGATGTACGCCGTCGCACGGGATGTGACTGACCGTAAAGCGGCAGAACAGGCCTTGCGTGCGGAGTCCTCATTCCGCAAAGCAATGGAGGATTCGCTGTCAACAGGCATGCGCGCCATCGACATGGACGCCCGGATCACCTACGTCAACCCGGCCTTTTGTGAAATGACCGGCTTTTCCGAATCTGAGCTGGTTGGCCATGTACCACCTTACCCCTACTGGCCGGATCAAGGTTACGAGGCTCACCAACACAATTTGGAGCTGACATTCCAAGGTAAAGTGGATCGTGCGGGCTTTGAGCTGATGTTGAGGCGGAAAGACGGCCAGCTCATCTATGTGCTGTTCCATGTCTCCCCACTGATCGACTCGGATGGCAATCAGACCGGGTGGATGGCGGCCATGACCGACATCACCGAACGTCTGCACGCACGTGAGGCGCTGGAAGCCTCGCATGAACGCTTTGTCGCAGTGCTCGACGGGTTGGATGCCGCCGTACTGGTGTCCGATATGGAAAACAACGCTCTGCTGTTCGTCAACGAGCAATACAAAACACTGTACGGCATCGATGCCGCACCCGAAACCGTCTGTGATATCGACCAGCGTCATCGCAATCGCTGGCGCCGACACGGGGTGGCCTTTGACATTGAGGAACAAGACCCCACCAGCGGGCGCTGGTATCACATCCGTAGCCGCGCCATCAAATGGGTAGATGGCCGCACCGTGCGGATGGAAATCTCCACCGATGTCACCGAGCGCAAAGAGACCGAGGAATTGCACCGCCAACAACTGGAGCGCCTGCAAGCCACCTCACGCCTGATCACCATGGGCGAAATGGCCTCGAGCCTTGCCCATGAGTTGAACCAACCACTGGCCGCCATCACCAACTATTGCAACGGTTGCGTCTCCCGCCTGCAAAACCCGACCGTCAAACCAGCCGACCTGCTGCCCGCTATGGAAAAAGCCAGCTTTCAGGCAGAGCGGGCGGGTAAAATCATTCGCCGCATCCGGGAATTCGTCAAAACCAGCGAGCCCAACCGGGAAACCTGTGAAATCGCAGACATCATCGAGGCCTCCATCGGATTTGCTGATATCGATGCCCGTAAGAACAGCGTCAATATCAGCCTGAACCTGGATGAGCAGCTACCGCGCGTCATTGCAGACAAGATCATGATCGAGCAGGTCTTGATCAACCTCGTCCGCAACGCCATCGAGGCCATGCATGCCACCCCGCTAAATGACAGAAACCTGCTGGTACGCGTCATCAGGTTACGCAATGATCAACTGGAAGTCGCCGTCATCGACCGTGGTCACGGCATCGCCCCAGACAAGAAAGCACGACTGTTCGAGCCCTTCTTCACCACCAAGCCACAAGGCATGGGCATGGGCCTCAACATCTGCCGCTCCATCATCGAATTCCATCAGGGACAACTCTGGGTGGAAGACAACCCCGATGGCGGCACCATCTTCCGCTTCACGCTCCCTACCGCCAATTAAGTAGTGCGGGTAGAATAGCCAAACAAAATACTGTAACTTTAATACACACCAAAGGAGACCCAGCATGGACCAAGCCACCGTTTTTGTCGTCGATGATGACGAAGCGATGCGCGATTCGCTGACCTGGCTCCTCGAATCCAAAGGCCTCAAAGTTGCCTGCTATGCTTCCGGTGAAGACTTCATCGCCGCCTATAACCCAGCCATACATGGCTGCCTGGTCGTCGATGTCCGTATGCCCGGCATGAGCGGCCCCGAGCTGCACGAGAAACTCAAAGAACTGAACTACGACATCCCCGTCATCTTCATCACCGGCCATGGCGACGTCCCCATGGCGGTTCGTGCAGTCAAGCGCGGCGCTGTGGACTTTCTCGAAAAACCATTCAATGATCGTGATCTACTGAACACCATTGAACAAAGCATCGAACAAGACCAAACCAATCGCGCAAAAAAAGCACAAAACTCACAGGCCGCCAATCGCCTAGCCAGCCTGACCGCCCGCGAGCGCGAAGTCATGGACTTAGTCTGCGCCGGCAAGCTGAACAAGATCATCGCCGACGAACTTGGCATCAGCATCAAGACTGTTGAAGCACATCGCGCAAAGGTGATGGAAAAAGTTGGAGTGCACTCGGTTGCTGAATTGGTGCAGATTGTGATGGCTAGCAAGCATCAACAGTAAATGCCCATGCTCCAAATAAAACCGCTATGGTCACTGTTCACAGTAGCTGATTTGTGTTGACATCCTGGAATCGGGATTTGATACCTGGATCGGCTAATGTTGAACGATGAACAATGGCTACGAATCGCCGATTTACACCCCGGCAAGCCGACAGACAAAGAGTTTTGTAGAAGCGGCCCTGTACGGACAGCCCTTGGCAGGATTTGCCCAAGACGTTCGGGAATTGGCACTCAGCGTATATCCGATTCGCACGCTGGGAAGTTGGCGGCGTCAGGGGCCGAGTGGCCGAAACCCTGCAGAATAAAGCTGATCCGGGAGAGCCGTTCTTGTCCGCGCCCACCCGCATT
This region of Chitinivorax tropicus genomic DNA includes:
- a CDS encoding PAS domain-containing sensor histidine kinase; its protein translation is MTPPNETLAAPNVKRWYMRPPVFAALIVGLAVIASIFILISLKAGQQLLVGLVAIGLVAVTGLTMWALRRHIGARVQVESERDHFFNLSLDMLGLIGLDGQFKRVNPAFERILGYSSEELLNSTFFKYVHPDDISATRAETRKLSAGEPSIYFENRFRCKDDSYKWLAWAVNPEIQEGLMYAVARDVTDRKAAEQALRAESSFRKAMEDSLSTGMRAIDMDARITYVNPAFCEMTGFSESELVGHVPPYPYWPDQGYEAHQHNLELTFQGKVDRAGFELMLRRKDGQLIYVLFHVSPLIDSDGNQTGWMAAMTDITERLHAREALEASHERFVAVLDGLDAAVLVSDMENNALLFVNEQYKTLYGIDAAPETVCDIDQRHRNRWRRHGVAFDIEEQDPTSGRWYHIRSRAIKWVDGRTVRMEISTDVTERKETEELHRQQLERLQATSRLITMGEMASSLAHELNQPLAAITNYCNGCVSRLQNPTVKPADLLPAMEKASFQAERAGKIIRRIREFVKTSEPNRETCEIADIIEASIGFADIDARKNSVNISLNLDEQLPRVIADKIMIEQVLINLVRNAIEAMHATPLNDRNLLVRVIRLRNDQLEVAVIDRGHGIAPDKKARLFEPFFTTKPQGMGMGLNICRSIIEFHQGQLWVEDNPDGGTIFRFTLPTAN
- a CDS encoding response regulator transcription factor, which codes for MDQATVFVVDDDEAMRDSLTWLLESKGLKVACYASGEDFIAAYNPAIHGCLVVDVRMPGMSGPELHEKLKELNYDIPVIFITGHGDVPMAVRAVKRGAVDFLEKPFNDRDLLNTIEQSIEQDQTNRAKKAQNSQAANRLASLTAREREVMDLVCAGKLNKIIADELGISIKTVEAHRAKVMEKVGVHSVAELVQIVMASKHQQ